In the genome of Zobellia nedashkovskayae, the window CGGAAAATGTTACAGAGTGTAATTCATTTTGGTCTGATAGTTCATTGGCAGAGAGTCAACTACCAACGGCAGGAACTTGTTTTGGAGGTTAAATCAAGCCTATTTTATAGAACAATTGGGGCTACAGGAATAATCGATATAATGGATGAGGTCCAATTGAATTTTGCTGTAGCTCATAATCGCAAGAATTTTAAAAGCAAAAGCCTTGTTTGCAAACAATAACCCTTCTCAAGTAGTGTACAAAAATGAGGAAGGTGAAATATAGTAAACAATTAACATGTCCTATATTGGTGATGGTGACTACCCAAAAACAGCAACAGTTTCATCTGTTTCCACAGATGGTGGTGATAACGAAACTTACTTGACAACCTTAGCGTGTGTAGATGAATAAGAATAATAATATTTTAAGTGATAGAAATCAGCCTACGGGCTGCTTTTTTTGTTTCTGGTTCAATTAATATAAAATCTTTTGTTCCTCAGGTTAATAGATGTATAGGATAGGGAAGTTCCGGTGGGTATAGATGAGGTTCTTTACAATAGTTCCATTTGATCAAGAGTTGATTTTTTAGCTTAAGACACAACCCAATAAAATAATAGGAATATTTAGTAACCGCATAATTGGTTTAAAGATTATTTGCCTAATAACTTTAAAAGGGCTTCTTTGGTTAGGCTAGTTTCCCAAGTTAAACGCTCTCCTTTTTCATATTTAAAGTAGCTGTAGGTTTTACTGCTTTTGTCATAACGAATATGTTCACCATCGTAGAAATCATTGTTAAGAATTACACCTGTTGCTAAAAGCTTATTGTCTACATAAGAATACATGGTTACTTCACCATCAACAAAAAGCTCTTCTGGGTTAAGGAAATTTTTGTATGTAAACTGATTAATATGTTTTAAACTAGGATATGCCTTTAATAATATTCCTTCTTTTTTCAAGGTGATAACTAATTTAGAATCAACTAATGAATAATTGATATCATAGCGCGCTTCATGATAATTAATGCCGATTGTAGTTATTTTATTTTTATCATATTCTAGTGTGCCTGCTGACACATTAACATCAGTGTATACTTCAACTTTTGCTTTCGTTTGTTCTTCATTCAAATATGTACCTCTGAACATCACTAAATCTGAATCTCTTTCTGCAACCGTAAATCCGGTATCCGTATAGATAACCGTATTTCGTATTTTTTGATTTAAATCCTCTTTTGTTACTATTGTTTTAACAAGTTTTCCGTTTTGGTATTCGTGAAAATGCAACCTGTCTTCTGTATGCTCCATAAACCTGCCCTGGTACGGTCTACCAGATTTATATTGCATAGAATCTACAACTACTAGGGTTTGGTAATCGTTAAAACCTACGTATTGCGCTCCAAATATTTTCCCATTCTCATAATGGGTGAATGAGGCTAGTATAGGATCGAATTTAAAAAAATCACCATTATATGGTTTGCCATTTTTGTACACGCCTTTGGCAATTTCTCCTTTTGAATCTTTTAAGTGAGGGTATGATTCGGTTAAAATAATTCCCTTATCGTATTCTGCCTGTCTGCCTATAACTTCTTCGAGCCTTGTTTCAGTGATTTCTTTTTCAATCCCTTGTTTTAGACCGTTTTTGTAGGTTGTAAACGTATGGTCATATATAACGGTACCCTTTATAGGTTTCCCTTTTTTATAGATACAAGTGGTCTTCCTGTCTAAGTCCTTTTCATAGAACTCAATTAATCCATGGCGTTGATTTTTCTTATAAATACCACTAATAGTTAAATCTCGATTGTTTTCGTCTTGCTCTAAAAAAACACCTTCTTTAATTCCATTTTTATAGGTGGTAATTTCTTCATTATAAGCTACGTAATGAACACCGTTGTACGGTAGTTCATTTTTAAAGGTTAATGCATAGGTTTTACCTTTTGCAATAATAGATTGTGCGCTAACAATTCCGTTTTCGTAAGTGGTGCTACCAGTAAAAACTAAAGTATCATTTTTATAATCAAAATTGAAATTGTCTATTTTAACAATAAGCCCTTTTTTATAGTGCGTTTTGGTATAGTTGTCACAAACTTGACCCGTGTACGGATTCCCTTTTTTATAAATACATTCGCAAATATCTCCATCTATAAGATTACTTTTGACCTTTCCAGTAAGTAAATCATTTTCATATGCTTGTTGTTCTACAACTTCACCTTCGTAGTTATACTGAGTAAACATTCCATGTTTTTTTCCATCCTTAAATGAAGAAAAAGACAAACTGTAGGGATTATAAAAAGTTCCGTTCCAAGGTTTATGGTCCTTGTAGATTCCCTTTGCCACTTCTTTACCATCTTGCAAGTAAAAGGCGCTTTCCCCGTTTTTATCATTATTTTTAATATGGTCATATGCCTTCACTTGCTTCAAGCTATCCGAATAAAATGAAGTTTGTTTGCCATCTAACCTGCCTTCCTTGTAACTAGAAATTTTATTTTCATAACTATCTACGAATTCACCATCCCAATGTTCTCCATCTTTGTTTATTCCTCTAGTGATTGCTTCTTTTTTTCTTGAATATCCTATTTCCTCACCTTCTAATTTTCCGTTGGCATATGTTTTTAAGTTACTGTAGTTAAAGACAGTTCCGTTATAAGGTTGGTCATCTTTATAATCGACTTTTGAAAACAATTTACCATCGTCAGAAAAAGTAGCATACTCACCATTTAATTTTCCATTTTTAAAATGCATATAGTCTTCTAAACCTAAGGCATCATCTTCTTTATTGATGAAAAATGTGGCTAACATTCCGTTTTTTATATTTCCATTTATATATTGATTTTCCCCTATTTTATTTCCTTTTTTATCAAAATATAATGCTATATCAATACTGTCATTCTGTTGTAATTTCTGTTGCGCTAGTTGATCGGAGTCTTCATAAAATATTTGCTGACCAATACGCTTACCTTCTTTGTAAATGGGTATGTAACCATTAAAACAGCATGGGTGAATAAAAGTACCTTCCCAACCTTCATCATTTCTATATTCGCCCTTGGCTCTTAAAAATCCGTTTTGGGAGTAGACCAATGATTCTCCGTTAAGTTTACCATTAGTGTAATGCCTACTTTCTAAAAGCTGACCATTTTCATGGTACCATTGTATTTTTCCTTGATTAATTTCATCTTCAAGGTTTGACCAATAGCCATCCATCTGAATGTTTCCGCTTATGAAATAGTCTTTTACATGATACAGATCACCCTCTTTTTCTAGTGGTAACGGTCTAAAAAACGATGCATTAGCTTTTTCGGTTCTATGCCAATCAGCGTCAAAATAGAGCGTGTCTTGTTGTGCCGTTATTTGGATAGTAAAAACTAAAAAGAGTAGGGGGAGTATGCTTTTCATTATAGTTAATGTTTGGTTTTAATTAGTTGTACTAATTGCTGTTTGGTTATATTTTTTTGATCTTCAACCAATTTACCTTTCTTATACAAGTTAAAGTTATAGCTGCCATTTTTGTTTATATTAGTTGTAACACCGTTGTGCTCTCTGCCTTCTTTATACATACATGTGGCAATAGGAGTTTCTTCACCATCTAAATAAAAACTTGCCGGACCATCACCAAAATAAAATAGTCGAAGCCAGTCTTGAACATCACTAGGTTTTATAATATGCGCAGGTTTAAGTGTACTTTCAAACTTAATCAGCATATTTTCTAAGTCAAAAACTAGATTTATTTTATTCAAAGAAATACTTTCTATGGTAACGTTTGTGCCATATTCCTTAAATGAAAATGAAGCATCAGAAATTCCTTTTTTTGAAAATGAAAATCTTCCCAATTCATTTCCATAGCCGGTAATAATTGCGGTTCCTGCACTAGAATCGGTATTTATATAAGTTACTTCACTAGAATAATTGGTCGTGTTATTAGAAGATTGTTCATTAGTAGTTTTATAGCCTTCATTGGTATACCTAACTATTGCATCTGGTTTTTTACTAAGACCCCATGTAAAAATATTGGTCTGTATTAAACTTCCATTTTCATAAAGGTGTTCTAGGGTATCGCTATGGTATATTTCAATTAGATTGCCTTGAAATGGTTTTCCGTTTTTATAGCTTACACTATCTAAAACTACCTGCATATTAGAACCCATGGTAGTATAGTATTCCATGCCCGATTTTTTACCGTTTTCATAATGACTTACAGATTGATAGCTACTTTTCGTTTCTGTATCAGGTAGGTTAATAGCTAGGGTCGTTAAAAAATCTCCTGAAAAAGGCATGTTGTTTTTATAGGTACCTACAAGACTGTTTTTGTCTTTGAAAGGGAGAAAAATAATTTGGCTTAGGATTTTTCCATTTTTATATTGAATCACTTTTTCTATTGAATTCTCTTTGAAATTAACCACAGTTTCTTCTCCATTTTTCTTGCCTTTTTTATAGCTAGTAAGTGTGTACTTCTCAGGGAAATAGTTTTTGTCGATTTTTTCTAGAGATGCAAAACTACCTTCAAACGGAATGCCGTTTTTATAGCTGCCCTCAGCAATTAAATCTTCATTGTAATAGAATTTTCCTTGCTGAAGTTTACTGTCTTTATATTCGTAGTTAGCTTTAAATTTCTGAGAGATGTATTCCTCTTTTAATTGTTCGCCTTCGTTGTAGGTGTTGCGGGTATAATTAGTGCCGCCAGAATACTCATAAAATACTCCGGTAAAAGGTTTGTTGTTATTGTACAGTCCTTCTGCTATTAATGTACTTTCTTCAAAGTATTTAATTTGACCATGTAGCTTACCATCTACATAGTTTCTACTAATACTATCAAAAGGTGAATTATAAGCACCGTAAGCTTGCATAGGCATTTCTAGACCATGTTTTAGTCCATTTTTATAAGATATAATGGTGTCTTTGTAAATTGCGGTGCCATCAATTGGTTTTCCATTTTGGTACATACAAAATGTACTTGTCTTACTTTGTAAATTTTCAAATTCTATTTTTCCTTCGTAAACGCCTTGGTTATAATTACCAGTTGCTATATAGCCCTTATATTTCTTACTAATTCGAAAAGGACCTTCTTTTGTGCCATTTTTAAAAGTGGTTAAACTACCCGATATACGATCATAATCTTGACCAGAATATGCCTTGCCATTTTTATAAAGTAGCTCGTATGTTTCTCCGTTTAGGTTAACGAGTTTTTTAGTTTTCTCTTTATCCTGAAACAACTGAATTTCTATTTTTTCATCTTCATTTTCAGAATTGTAGGAGGTTAGCTTTACCAATAGACCATCTACATACTCATAAACGTCATAACCTTTGCATTCTTCACCGTTGAAAGGTTTTTGATTTCTATACTCACATTCACATGTTTTGGTTTTAAAAAGCCCCGTACTTACAACCCTGCCTGAAACCTTACCATTAACATATTCACGTATGGAAATTATTTTTCCTTGTTCATTGAAGGTGGTGAGCGGACCATGAAAAACGCCTTCTTTATATGAGGCGATTTTGCGCGTATATTCATTGTAAAATGAACCGTTATATGACATCCCCGCCTTATTTATACCTCTAGCTTTTTCTTTACCGTCTTCGTAATAGGAAATTTCTTCGCCTTCTTTTAAACCATTGCTAATAGCATACTTCTGCTTTTTTTGACTAAAATTTAAATCATAGTATGCTGTGGTGAAACCGTCATTTTTTCCGTCTGTGTACGTGGTTTTTTCTGTTTGTGTATTGGCAAATTCTCCACTAAATCGTTTACCGTTTTTATTAATTCCTCTAGTGGCTATTTTGCCATTTTCAGCATAACTTATTTCTTCGCCATTTAATATTCCATTGGCGTAGGTTTGTAATAATCGGTAAACGATAAAACTACCTGAATAAGGCTTGTTGTTCTTGTAGACGCCTCTAGAGCTTACCTGACCTCCTTTTTTATAAATGGTATTTGTTCCATCTAATAGACCATTATTATAAACTGATTCAATAGACTTTGTGCCGTCTTCAAAATACCAGGTTATTTTGCCATGCAAGGTCTCTTTTTCCAAATTAGACCAGTAGCCCTGCATTTGCAGATTACCGTTTATATAATAGTCTTTTACATTATATAAATCGCCCTTTTTTTCTAACGGTACAAGGCGAAAAAAGGCAGCATTGCTTTTGTCTGTTTTATTCCATTTCAAATTGAAGTAGAGCGTATCCTTTTGCGCTATAAGGTTGGTAATGCTACAAAAGACAAGTAATAGTAAGAATTGATTTTTAATGTTCATTTGTTACTTCGGTTTTCTTGGTTATTCTGATACTACTACCGTTGCCACTATAAAGATTGTTGTGGTCTTGCGCCTCGAATTTGTATTCGTATTCTTTTACCTCTTCGTAACTTAAAATTTGAAACGAATTATAGTCGGCTTCTTTAATTTTTTCCCTTTTAAAGAATATAGATGTTCCATCTTTAGAAAAATCATTTTTTAAAATGCTAAATGAATTAACATCGGCGTCATCGATTGATTTCCCCTTATAGAATACCTGTTTTTTATCTTTAGCATACTCGCTGTAATCATCACCTAAAACCGAAAAAGAATTTTTGTCAATACCATGTAAAATGCTGTTAGGGTCAGAAGGATTGTAATATACTTGATTATCGTCTACAGCATATTTGTCGTTTAAAAACCTAAAGCTTGGACCATGACTGTTTGGAATAATATTATTGTCATAATACACACCATATTTATCAGCCGTAACGTATCTTTTTATAACCTTAAAGGTAGCTGGGTCTCGTTTAATCAGTTTTTTAGTTTCGTTAAAAACACTCAATTTATCTATGCCGTAATATTTCGTTAATTGCTGAAAGGTTTTTGCATCTGCCCCTTCTACAACTTCAATGGAAGTATGCGTTTTTGTGTAGTATTCCTGTCCAAGTCTATAAACGGAATGGTATAGTACTTCATCTCCGCTTATCTCGTAATAGGTTTCGTCAGCATCTGAGCAAGAAACTAATAATAACACCATTAAAATAAGTTTATATGGTTTCATTAAAATTCTCTTTTTAACCATTTTTCTTTTTCTTTAGACCAAATTCCTAAGCTACCATCATCATGCGTACCACCACCAGATCTATAATAATTGTTTTTGTCTTCGCCATCATAGCCAGAATTGCCTTCAATCATTTTAAAGGATTCATAATCAACTTCTTTAACTGGTAGACCTCGATAGAAAATAGATTTGTTGTCTTTTGCTAAGTCATACTTTAAAAGTTGAAAAGAATTTACATCTGTATCTTTCATAATAGCATAATGATGATATACATGATTTTTATCTTTTGAATATCCATTCAAATTATCAAGTATTTTAAATGAATAGGGGTCGGCTCTTTCAATAATATGCTCATTACAATACACCTGATTTTTATCTTTTGCATAAGAAACAAAACTAGAAGTAATGATTTCAAATGTTTCTTTATCAGCCTCTTTTAAAACGGTATAAAAATTAGTGGGAATATAATATACTTGATTATTATCTACAGCATACCCACCATCAAGTAATTTAAAACTTAAACCATCACTATTTGGTATTAGTTTATTTTGAAGATAAACCCCCAATTTATCTATCGTTATAAATTCACTAATAACCTTAAAAGTATGTGGGTCCCTCAGATTCATTTAATTAATCAATTACGTTTATAAGCTTTAGATAAAATGATTCTGTATGAAAAATTTCTAGAATTTCATCCTTGGATGTACCTCTTCCTATTGATTTAATCCTTTTTTTTTAAAACTCAATATTGGACTTATCTAGCTCAATATAATCTGGATTCGTTCTATTTTGGTTTTCAATATAATTAGCTTGATAATTAAGTATCGTTTCTATCTGAAAGAGAGAAAGTTTCACTTTTAACTCATCAGAAAGGTTAATGTAAATAGTTTTTGCAGCTTGTGCGGAATCATAAAGAGCAGCTAAATATATTTCGTCTTCTGGTATGTTAATAGCATATGTTTCACCACTAACTTCGATATCTTCTATTCTAAAATTCATTTTCTTTTAATTCAGCCGGTTTACGTTTCCCATTCTGCTCAAAGTATTTCCAAACACCTGTTTTTTTCTGTTTTAATGAATAAAGAGTAGAAACTTTTTTAGGACTATTTTACTTTATGTTGAATTGCTGTTTTATACAAATTATCTCTATCTAAAATAAGCACTTCATCTGCTGTAGCTTGAATGCCGAATGATTCTCCTGTAAATAGAACATCTTCATTATCGGAAGTCAAGAAGGGTCTACAATTGGTGCCATCAATATTTAGCTGGTATACAAAGGTGTCTCTGTAATAATCAGAAGATATACTTGTGGTAATTAAGGCAGATTCTTTAGTAAAAATAATATCAGAAATATTCGCTTTGTACCCATCTCCATCTTTTGGCATATCAATTTTACGCCAATCATTACCGCTATTATCGGTGTAGAATAAGTCTCCATTTAAACCACCTATTAACCCAATGTTTTGGTTTAAGAAAGCAATAGAATTGAGGTTTACAAAATCTTCACCGTCCGTCTCAAATAGTAGTTGCCAATTCATACCACCGTCAGTACTTTTGTAACTTCTGCCTGAAAAAGTCACTACAATAATTTCTTTTTCTGAAAGGGCAACAAAGTCTGAAATTCCTTCAGTTTCTTTTCCTAAGCCCATATGTTCAATAGTAGCCCAGGTTTTGCCAGCATCTACGGTTTTAAGAATAACTGAAATGCTATTCTCTTCTCCACTTATATACCCAGAGCCTACTATAAAACCAATTTTGTCATTAACAAAACGTGTTTTGTAGTATTTGGGAGAAATACGTCCTCTTTTTTCAAATAGTTCTTTGGTATTAAATACACTCCAGTTTTTTCCAAAATCTGGAGTAGTGAAAATGTATTCACTATCACCAATTACAAATATGTTATCACCGGAAAATGCTACTGAATAAAACGGATTGCCAAATCTAGAAAATCGATTTTCTAGCCAGGTTTTACCACCATCTTTTGTGATTCTGGTTATTAAACCAGCACCGCCAACAATAATCCCAACATTTTTGTTTTTGAACGCTAAGCCATTATACATATGAAACCCTGTTTTTTCTATATGATGTAAAACAGAAACTTCTTGATTGGTAGTAGCATTTAAAAAGTTTGTTCCTTTTTGGGTAATGGTGTTTTTGGTTATAAACTCATTATCTAAAACTTGTTCTACCTTATTAAAGCCGGTAAGTGGCTTTTCTTCTTGGTTGTTTTGCCCTTTGCAGGAGTTTAGAACAACTATAAAAAGTAATATTAAGGATTGTAATATTTTCATTTAAAATTGTTTAATACATATCTAAGCCATCAAAGTAAATTTCTGTTATAGCGGTGTCGTCATATTTATCGCCTTTATACACACTCATAATCTCAAACCTGATGGTATCTCCGGTTGTTATTTCTTTATTATATGATTTAAATATCTCACCATTCGCATCTTTATAGCTATACCAACTTGTTCCATCTTTATTTAAACCTCTGTATGTTATTTCATAACCAATGGTCGGTATTTTAAAAGTCTGTTCTGCATACACATCTTTCAGATTTAAAATGGCAAATTCTTTATTATTGACACATACTTTTAATTGCTTTACACGGGAGTTATTTTGCCAAGTAGTTTTGTCTTTTACATAACCGTTAGCAATCTTAATGGCTGTAATACGCGGATGTTGCGCAGGAAAGTTAAACTCAACATATTGACCAATTCCATCTCCTTTGACACCTTCTACCCAAGCAGTGGCATAGCTTAAATCACTTATACTAGTTTGATTGTAAATGTTGTCTTTCAGTGTACTTAGAGCAGAAGAAACGCTACAAAATGGCATATGTTTATCAAGCTTTTGAATGTTGTAGCTTTCATCTGTCCAATCATTACCGGATACTATACTAAAAGGATCTTTTTTTGCTTGACTAAAGCCTATTTCGTCACATTTGTCTCTAAAAGCATTCCATTGGTTCCGGGTATAAGTTTCTTTTGGAAATAAGTGTTGGTCCAAAGAATCGCATATAGACCAATAGCTCTGCTTTTCAACAAAATTATAGGGTGCTCCTATTGTGGAATCAAGACTTGGGGGGACTTGACTTTTTGCAGAATAGCTAGTTAAAAAAAATAATAAGACAAAAAGTAAATGTTGTAGAAGCATCTTGCTTTATCTCTCGTTAGGCTGTCAAGTATAAACACTTAATAGCTTTCAAGTATAAACACTTAATAGCTTTTATATGGAACGGTAATAAAAGCCATTAGGTATAAAACTGCTTGGCAATGGTGTTTTATTTAGCATTAAGCTATATAGATACTTAAAAAAAGTAGTTATATGGGTTGATTTGAATGATTAGGTTTACAGTAAACATCTATAACACACAATTGTTTCTTTTAGTTGTATTTATAAAAAAAGTATGCTCCTTAATCGTGTCATAAGATAAAATGCGTATTGGTCTCCTGCCGAAAATACCATTTAATACCAATGTTAACATTGGTCAAAGCAAGTTTCAAAATCAAAAAATCAATTTAAAAAATAACTGATCACCATCATAAAAATTACTGTTGTTGATGTGGCTAAAGTTATCACTACTAATATTATAACCAGTGAACTCGGTAAATTTGGTTACATTGTTCTGCAGAAAAACACAACCAACCAACAGCAAAATATGGGAAGAATTAAAAGTATAATAAAAAACCTTGGACCAGGTCTTTTATTTGCGAGTATGGCTATAGGCACATCGCATTTAGTGCTTTCAACAAAGGCAGGTGCCCAATATGGGTGGTTTATGATCATACCTATAATTTTGGCTAACCTTTTAAAATATCCGTTTTTTGAATTTGGTATTCGATACACCAACGTTACGGGCAAAAGTATTATAGAGGGGTATAATGATAGGGGCAGAGGGTATTTATGGCTCTATGCCTTTATTACTTTGGCAACTAGTTTGGCAAGTCCCGCTGCACTTTGTTCTATTACTGCCGGACTCTTTATAAATCTCTTTGGAATAACCACTGTTAGTATTACAACTGTAGCTGTTGGTCTGTTTACTTTTAATAGTATTATCCTGATAATTGGCAAATACAAATTGTTGGAAACCACATTAAAATTTTTAATTCCCATTTTATTTGTCGCCCTATTAAGTACAACGGTGTTGGTTATTAATGCTGGTCCAGTAACTCCAATAGTTGATTTTAAAGCTCCCGAATTATTTGATGAATTTGGAATCTTGTTTCTTATTACGTTAATCGGTTGGATGCCTACAGCTGTGGAAGGTAGCAGCTGGTTAAGTCTTTGGAGTGCAGAAAAATATAGAATAGATAAAAATAAGCCACCTTTAAAGGAAGCCCTTCAAGAATTCAATACGGGATATGTATTGACTGCCGTGCTTGCTATTTTCTTTTTGACTATTGGTTGTATGACGTTGTATGGCTCTGGAACGGAATTAAGTGGAAACGCCGTAACATTTGCTGACCAGGTCATAAGTTTGTTTACAACGCATATTGGCGATTGG includes:
- a CDS encoding toxin-antitoxin system YwqK family antitoxin; this encodes MNIKNQFLLLLVFCSITNLIAQKDTLYFNLKWNKTDKSNAAFFRLVPLEKKGDLYNVKDYYINGNLQMQGYWSNLEKETLHGKITWYFEDGTKSIESVYNNGLLDGTNTIYKKGGQVSSRGVYKNNKPYSGSFIVYRLLQTYANGILNGEEISYAENGKIATRGINKNGKRFSGEFANTQTEKTTYTDGKNDGFTTAYYDLNFSQKKQKYAISNGLKEGEEISYYEDGKEKARGINKAGMSYNGSFYNEYTRKIASYKEGVFHGPLTTFNEQGKIISIREYVNGKVSGRVVSTGLFKTKTCECEYRNQKPFNGEECKGYDVYEYVDGLLVKLTSYNSENEDEKIEIQLFQDKEKTKKLVNLNGETYELLYKNGKAYSGQDYDRISGSLTTFKNGTKEGPFRISKKYKGYIATGNYNQGVYEGKIEFENLQSKTSTFCMYQNGKPIDGTAIYKDTIISYKNGLKHGLEMPMQAYGAYNSPFDSISRNYVDGKLHGQIKYFEESTLIAEGLYNNNKPFTGVFYEYSGGTNYTRNTYNEGEQLKEEYISQKFKANYEYKDSKLQQGKFYYNEDLIAEGSYKNGIPFEGSFASLEKIDKNYFPEKYTLTSYKKGKKNGEETVVNFKENSIEKVIQYKNGKILSQIIFLPFKDKNSLVGTYKNNMPFSGDFLTTLAINLPDTETKSSYQSVSHYENGKKSGMEYYTTMGSNMQVVLDSVSYKNGKPFQGNLIEIYHSDTLEHLYENGSLIQTNIFTWGLSKKPDAIVRYTNEGYKTTNEQSSNNTTNYSSEVTYINTDSSAGTAIITGYGNELGRFSFSKKGISDASFSFKEYGTNVTIESISLNKINLVFDLENMLIKFESTLKPAHIIKPSDVQDWLRLFYFGDGPASFYLDGEETPIATCMYKEGREHNGVTTNINKNGSYNFNLYKKGKLVEDQKNITKQQLVQLIKTKH
- a CDS encoding NRAMP family divalent metal transporter; amino-acid sequence: MGRIKSIIKNLGPGLLFASMAIGTSHLVLSTKAGAQYGWFMIIPIILANLLKYPFFEFGIRYTNVTGKSIIEGYNDRGRGYLWLYAFITLATSLASPAALCSITAGLFINLFGITTVSITTVAVGLFTFNSIILIIGKYKLLETTLKFLIPILFVALLSTTVLVINAGPVTPIVDFKAPELFDEFGILFLITLIGWMPTAVEGSSWLSLWSAEKYRIDKNKPPLKEALQEFNTGYVLTAVLAIFFLTIGCMTLYGSGTELSGNAVTFADQVISLFTTHIGDWAYVLITVSAFATMYSTCLTQHDAIARVSVDVIGLIVGEHNKFTEKKYYAAGIIIISVTSIIVLVALGANMGVILATATVISFVLAPLVGYMNLKNVMSTDFPQKYQPKKGLQLLTYTGILFLSLLSLYYCWTLIF
- a CDS encoding DKNYY domain-containing protein — its product is MKPYKLILMVLLLVSCSDADETYYEISGDEVLYHSVYRLGQEYYTKTHTSIEVVEGADAKTFQQLTKYYGIDKLSVFNETKKLIKRDPATFKVIKRYVTADKYGVYYDNNIIPNSHGPSFRFLNDKYAVDDNQVYYNPSDPNSILHGIDKNSFSVLGDDYSEYAKDKKQVFYKGKSIDDADVNSFSILKNDFSKDGTSIFFKREKIKEADYNSFQILSYEEVKEYEYKFEAQDHNNLYSGNGSSIRITKKTEVTNEH
- a CDS encoding NADase-type glycan-binding domain-containing protein — translated: MDQHLFPKETYTRNQWNAFRDKCDEIGFSQAKKDPFSIVSGNDWTDESYNIQKLDKHMPFCSVSSALSTLKDNIYNQTSISDLSYATAWVEGVKGDGIGQYVEFNFPAQHPRITAIKIANGYVKDKTTWQNNSRVKQLKVCVNNKEFAILNLKDVYAEQTFKIPTIGYEITYRGLNKDGTSWYSYKDANGEIFKSYNKEITTGDTIRFEIMSVYKGDKYDDTAITEIYFDGLDMY
- a CDS encoding toxin-antitoxin system YwqK family antitoxin, with the translated sequence MKSILPLLFLVFTIQITAQQDTLYFDADWHRTEKANASFFRPLPLEKEGDLYHVKDYFISGNIQMDGYWSNLEDEINQGKIQWYHENGQLLESRHYTNGKLNGESLVYSQNGFLRAKGEYRNDEGWEGTFIHPCCFNGYIPIYKEGKRIGQQIFYEDSDQLAQQKLQQNDSIDIALYFDKKGNKIGENQYINGNIKNGMLATFFINKEDDALGLEDYMHFKNGKLNGEYATFSDDGKLFSKVDYKDDQPYNGTVFNYSNLKTYANGKLEGEEIGYSRKKEAITRGINKDGEHWDGEFVDSYENKISSYKEGRLDGKQTSFYSDSLKQVKAYDHIKNNDKNGESAFYLQDGKEVAKGIYKDHKPWNGTFYNPYSLSFSSFKDGKKHGMFTQYNYEGEVVEQQAYENDLLTGKVKSNLIDGDICECIYKKGNPYTGQVCDNYTKTHYKKGLIVKIDNFNFDYKNDTLVFTGSTTYENGIVSAQSIIAKGKTYALTFKNELPYNGVHYVAYNEEITTYKNGIKEGVFLEQDENNRDLTISGIYKKNQRHGLIEFYEKDLDRKTTCIYKKGKPIKGTVIYDHTFTTYKNGLKQGIEKEITETRLEEVIGRQAEYDKGIILTESYPHLKDSKGEIAKGVYKNGKPYNGDFFKFDPILASFTHYENGKIFGAQYVGFNDYQTLVVVDSMQYKSGRPYQGRFMEHTEDRLHFHEYQNGKLVKTIVTKEDLNQKIRNTVIYTDTGFTVAERDSDLVMFRGTYLNEEQTKAKVEVYTDVNVSAGTLEYDKNKITTIGINYHEARYDINYSLVDSKLVITLKKEGILLKAYPSLKHINQFTYKNFLNPEELFVDGEVTMYSYVDNKLLATGVILNNDFYDGEHIRYDKSSKTYSYFKYEKGERLTWETSLTKEALLKLLGK
- a CDS encoding WD40/YVTN/BNR-like repeat-containing protein — encoded protein: MKILQSLILLFIVVLNSCKGQNNQEEKPLTGFNKVEQVLDNEFITKNTITQKGTNFLNATTNQEVSVLHHIEKTGFHMYNGLAFKNKNVGIIVGGAGLITRITKDGGKTWLENRFSRFGNPFYSVAFSGDNIFVIGDSEYIFTTPDFGKNWSVFNTKELFEKRGRISPKYYKTRFVNDKIGFIVGSGYISGEENSISVILKTVDAGKTWATIEHMGLGKETEGISDFVALSEKEIIVVTFSGRSYKSTDGGMNWQLLFETDGEDFVNLNSIAFLNQNIGLIGGLNGDLFYTDNSGNDWRKIDMPKDGDGYKANISDIIFTKESALITTSISSDYYRDTFVYQLNIDGTNCRPFLTSDNEDVLFTGESFGIQATADEVLILDRDNLYKTAIQHKVK
- a CDS encoding DKNYY domain-containing protein is translated as MNLRDPHTFKVISEFITIDKLGVYLQNKLIPNSDGLSFKLLDGGYAVDNNQVYYIPTNFYTVLKEADKETFEIITSSFVSYAKDKNQVYCNEHIIERADPYSFKILDNLNGYSKDKNHVYHHYAIMKDTDVNSFQLLKYDLAKDNKSIFYRGLPVKEVDYESFKMIEGNSGYDGEDKNNYYRSGGGTHDDGSLGIWSKEKEKWLKREF